From one Branchiostoma floridae strain S238N-H82 chromosome 3, Bfl_VNyyK, whole genome shotgun sequence genomic stretch:
- the LOC118412429 gene encoding uncharacterized protein LOC118412429 isoform X2, which translates to MSSSNSYISSLEPNDRTRYFEKLMVSVEDAGDSSNPEVTGSAVTGDGVRLPDPYSLTGWKDDLSLWPDTDYGCIYTYLIEAPGPFNGEAMKAYKSLEAYNLFISGHVRECRYHPIGKNVKVCFLKAKVVPGQRVTETPHNPWVCLTKKEGYVMAAHCTCMAGLGEVCSHVAALLFAVEASRSLQEKRTSCTSRKAVWNKYYKDKVDPQRAEDMDFSHPKHGVQIKKARRKPQCDVPPLSEEEAASAFSQLRKLCPTASAVIKEEEDTDTASEDESDVNTETLPPVVYRSCHPAKVPVTSVSVDSILEDVRCNPEQITNLNKATVGQSKSALWRQQRKGRVTSTSMHDVLHASNPTTAVRKVMQYDCKDLSQVPAIQWGMKQEEKARQQYLEATLCICKDVNFLGRLRFTVSLDGQ; encoded by the exons ATGAGTTCTTCAAACAGCTACATTAGCTCTTTGGAGCCTAATGACCGAACCAGGTATTTTGAGAAATTAATGGTAAGTGTCGAAGACGCCGGCGATagttcaaacccggaagtgactggttcggcggtgactggtgacggtgtacgcctacctgacccatacagtctgacag GTTGGAAGGATGATTTGAGCCTCTGGCCAGATACGGACTATGGGTGCATCTACACCTACCTAATCGAGGCTCCAGGTCCGTTTAACGGAGAAGCCATGAAAGCCTATAAATCCCTGGAGGCGTACAATCTCTTTATAAGTGGCCATGTGAGGGAGTGCAGGTACCACCCTAttggaaaaaatgtgaaggtctgcttccttaaggccaaggttgtgccag gacagaGAGTAACAGAGACTCCTCACAACCCATGGgtgtgtttgaccaaaaaagagggTTATGTCATGgcagctcactgcacttgtatggcagg ATTGGGAGAGGTCTGCAGCCATGTGGCTGCACTGCTGTTCGCAGTGGAGGCCTCCAGGTCTCTTCAGGAAAAACGGACGTCATGCACCAGCAGAAAGGCCGTGtggaacaaatattacaaagataag gttgATCCACAAAGGGCTGAGGACATGGACTTTTCGCACCCTAAACATGGAGTCCAGATCAAGAAGGCGCGCCGGAAGCCGCAGTGTGATGTGCCACCACTCAGTGAAGAAGAGGCCGCTTCTGCTTTCTCACAACTGAGGAAGCTGTGTCCCACTGCCAGTGCTGTCATTAAAGAGGAGGAGGACACAGACACAGCATCAGAAGATGAGTCAGATGTCAACACAGAGACGCTTCCCCCTGTGGTATACAGGTCTTGTCATCCAGCCAAAGtccctgttactagtgttagtgtaGACAGCATCCTTGAGGATGTTCGGTGCAACCCCGAGCAAATCACAAACCTCAACAAAGCTACAGTGGGGCAGTCCAAGTCTGCTTTATGGCGTCAGCAACGCAAGGGTCGTGTGACTTCTACATCCATGCATGATGTCCTTCATGCATCAAACCCCACCACTGCAGTACGGAAGGTCATGCAATATGACTGCAAGGATTTGAGCCAA GTTCCAGCTATACAATGGGGGATGAAACAGGAGGAGAAGGCAAGGCAACAGTACCTGGAAGCTACCTTGTGCATCTGCAAGGATGTGAA ttTTTTGGGAAGATTGCGCTTTACGGTTTCCTTGGACGGCCAATGA
- the LOC118412429 gene encoding uncharacterized protein LOC118412429 isoform X1 → MSSSNSYISSLEPNDRTRYFEKLMVSVEDAGDSSNPEVTGSAVTGDGVRLPDPYSLTGWKDDLSLWPDTDYGCIYTYLIEAPGPFNGEAMKAYKSLEAYNLFISGHVRECRYHPIGKNVKVCFLKAKVVPGQRVTETPHNPWVCLTKKEGYVMAAHCTCMAGLGEVCSHVAALLFAVEASRSLQEKRTSCTSRKAVWNKYYKDKVDPQRAEDMDFSHPKHGVQIKKARRKPQCDVPPLSEEEAASAFSQLRKLCPTASAVIKEEEDTDTASEDESDVNTETLPPVVYRSCHPAKVPVTSVSVDSILEDVRCNPEQITNLNKATVGQSKSALWRQQRKGRVTSTSMHDVLHASNPTTAVRKVMQYDCKDLSQVPAIQWGMKQEEKARQQYLEATLCICKDVKLEEVGLILYKDFPFIGASPDGMRQCSCHGRTVIEIKCPYKYRDIYPAADLCLSDANYCLDKDCKLKTGHRYYTQVQTHMLVTGVSTCDFVVWTNAGMVVVNVPRDQSLLNVMLSTCVQFVKSSLIPEILTHKLQCGDSGVDVTFQEDDDPNKRYCSCQKPAYGRMVKCDNNECESEWFHYKCVGIKRKPRGHWFCPSCQC, encoded by the exons ATGAGTTCTTCAAACAGCTACATTAGCTCTTTGGAGCCTAATGACCGAACCAGGTATTTTGAGAAATTAATGGTAAGTGTCGAAGACGCCGGCGATagttcaaacccggaagtgactggttcggcggtgactggtgacggtgtacgcctacctgacccatacagtctgacag GTTGGAAGGATGATTTGAGCCTCTGGCCAGATACGGACTATGGGTGCATCTACACCTACCTAATCGAGGCTCCAGGTCCGTTTAACGGAGAAGCCATGAAAGCCTATAAATCCCTGGAGGCGTACAATCTCTTTATAAGTGGCCATGTGAGGGAGTGCAGGTACCACCCTAttggaaaaaatgtgaaggtctgcttccttaaggccaaggttgtgccag gacagaGAGTAACAGAGACTCCTCACAACCCATGGgtgtgtttgaccaaaaaagagggTTATGTCATGgcagctcactgcacttgtatggcagg ATTGGGAGAGGTCTGCAGCCATGTGGCTGCACTGCTGTTCGCAGTGGAGGCCTCCAGGTCTCTTCAGGAAAAACGGACGTCATGCACCAGCAGAAAGGCCGTGtggaacaaatattacaaagataag gttgATCCACAAAGGGCTGAGGACATGGACTTTTCGCACCCTAAACATGGAGTCCAGATCAAGAAGGCGCGCCGGAAGCCGCAGTGTGATGTGCCACCACTCAGTGAAGAAGAGGCCGCTTCTGCTTTCTCACAACTGAGGAAGCTGTGTCCCACTGCCAGTGCTGTCATTAAAGAGGAGGAGGACACAGACACAGCATCAGAAGATGAGTCAGATGTCAACACAGAGACGCTTCCCCCTGTGGTATACAGGTCTTGTCATCCAGCCAAAGtccctgttactagtgttagtgtaGACAGCATCCTTGAGGATGTTCGGTGCAACCCCGAGCAAATCACAAACCTCAACAAAGCTACAGTGGGGCAGTCCAAGTCTGCTTTATGGCGTCAGCAACGCAAGGGTCGTGTGACTTCTACATCCATGCATGATGTCCTTCATGCATCAAACCCCACCACTGCAGTACGGAAGGTCATGCAATATGACTGCAAGGATTTGAGCCAA GTTCCAGCTATACAATGGGGGATGAAACAGGAGGAGAAGGCAAGGCAACAGTACCTGGAAGCTACCTTGTGCATCTGCAAGGATGTGAAATTGGAGGAAGTGGGGCTCATTCTCTACAAGGATTTTCCCTTCATAG GTGCATCTCCTGATGGGATGAGACAGTGTTCATGCCATGGAAGAACTGTGATTGAGATCAAGTGCCCATACAAGTACAGGGACATCTATCCTGCTGCAGATCTGTGTCTATCAGATGCCAACTACTGTTTAGATAAGGATTGTAAGCTAAAGACAGGGCACAGATATTACACCCAAGTCCAGACACATATGCTGGTTACCGGTGTCTCAACATGTGATTTTGTAGTGTGGACTAATGCAGGCATGGTTGTAGTAAATGTTCCAAGGGACCAGTCACtgttaaatgtaatgttgtctACATGTGTCCAGTTTGTAAAGTCCAGTCTTATCCCTGAGATACTGACCCACAAGTTACAGTGTGGAGACTCTGGAGTAGATGTGACTTTCCAGGAAGATGATGACCCAAACAAACGTTACTGTTCTTGTCAGAAACCAGCATATGGTAGGATGGTAAAGTGTGATAACAATGAATGTGAGTCAGAATGGTTCCATTACAAATGTGTTGGCATCAAGAGAAAACCAAGGGGCCATTGGTTCTGTCCCAGTTGTCAATGCTAA